From the Triticum urartu cultivar G1812 chromosome 4, Tu2.1, whole genome shotgun sequence genome, the window TTTACTCCTCAAGTTGAGGAGGTTCTTCCACGTTAAATCCTGTGTCACATGTGCATGTTGTTTGTGTTATTCCGCTGCTTACTTGTTGGTTGAAGCTGTCCTCAAAGTTAATACAAGTGGAGGAGGCTGTGTAGTGTGCATATTTACCGTGTCGGTGAATTTGTGCAGCGCATTGTTACTGTCCAGCCCAACACTTATTGCAGTCAAAAGCCTTGGCGAAAGCATATCACAGACTAGTGAGTTCTAGATTACAAATCTGATTAGCCTGCTGCAAAATTATATCAAAACATAATTGTAAAGTTATTTAAACATATAGAGCAACTAGTAGGTTTGGACCAGTAAGGTGAGTAGCTTGTTGGTATTTACAGGAGAGCTGTTATCACCAAGAACTGATTTGTTGTAACCCGTCAATTGGCTAACCTGTATTTCGTTCTTTTCTGTTTCCCGGtgcgcctccgccgccgctgctTTCTTCTTGGGATGTTGGTGGAAGGCTGAGGTGAAGCTGTCCAGGTAAGGAATCCGCAAGGCTTGAAGAAGTAACTGGGTTGCTTCTATGCCGGGAACATGATGATGCTGATGTCCCCGGGAAGAGCTGGTGCTCCTGAGGCCGCGATGCAACCTGACCAGAAGCAACAGAGTGATGCTGCTGATTCTGCAGTGCGGATGGTGTGTTGGTTGGGGGCACCATGTGCATGATGCTTGAATTAGAAGCATTGCTCCATGTATCATGTCACGTTGGATGGGTTGCTAAATTAGTAGTGTAGCTTCTCCCTATGGGATGTGGCACCCCAAGGCTGCATAGATTCACGCTATTGTTTCCGATCCTTGCACGAAGCTCGTTCTGCAGTTCTATTATTTGGGCTCTGAGTGTAGTATTCTCATCTTGCAGCTTGGTCTTCTCTGAACTGACCTATTAATAAGTGTAACTTAGGCTTAACCTTGAAGGTAATGAAGCAAATAACCTGAAACAACTATATCATTTGATAAATTATGAAGGCAGCAACCACAAGTTGGAAAGGAGAGACATCAATGGGAATTTATTTATATGTGAGTTAATTCAAGTAAAGGCATTGCTTACAGGTACAATAGATACTTCATGAACTTTAGAAGATAAATGCATGCTAGCTAGACTTTCATCCTTATAGTGAAGAAGGAAAACAGTTATCATCTAAGGCACGCTAGCTAGATCTTCATTAAACCCTTTTGCCCCCCTTTGTTGTTAGATCTATAAATTATCCCTGTTGTTCGAGAAACACAATAATCTAGGGAACATGCAAAATGTTTAAATTTTGAGCACAAGTATATGCACAGTTTCTGGAAGGCAAGTATATGAGCACTTAATATTTCAGAACTCACATATTGGTGCTCAGTTAGAAGAGTAGATTGCTCCTTTCTAAGAGATTCAACTTGAGTAATTAAATCTCGCAGTACTCGTGCAGCATCACCCAATACTGTAGCTTTTCCACTATTTTGTCGATCATGATCTGTAATAGAAGAACTATGTTTATCAGAAAAATAATGTTGAGTACAATGAGCTCTACAAGGAATAACAATATGCATGCAAACTCTACAGTCCCATGGCAATACTTTTGGATGATTGACGCCAAAGGGTAATTACATACGAAAGATTATCCATCTTGGCATGATTTATTCAGCGTATGCAATAATGCGGTGCACAAAAAAAGGAAATACAAATAATGATTTCAGGTATTTTCATAATATGTAATATCAACCTTCTATATGGGCTAAAGAACAAGCTGATGAAAACTTTCCCCTTCAGAACTTTGTTCTTGAGACATGTGGTGGACCACTCAAAAGTGAGCTTGGAAGAAAGTAGGAAGCCAACCTTTCACATGGGAATATTTAGCAATTTAACAAAATGGGCCCATGTAGACTTTTACAATCCTAGAAAGGATTGCTAGGATATAtaaaatactccctccattcatTATTATAAGATGTTCTCACTTTTTTCTAATTCGGATGCATATAGATGcattttagtgtgtttgttcactcatttcagtccTTATGTATTTcatattgaaatatccaaaacatcttatatttgtgaacggatGGAGTACTGAATAATGAGATGAGTTTCACCCAAAATATAAACAGCAAGATGCAACAGCAACAACAGACAATTGAATACAGGAATCAACATATGCTCTTCCAGTCGTGGCGTCAATACTACGAATTGTGAACATGTACTGTGCATCAGATACACATGAACACTACCAAACATATAACCTAATAATGAGATGAGTGTATTGGTTCCCAGTTGTCATTAATTTATTAAAAAGACATATGAGTCCAAGTTGAGGGAACAGAGTGATGTAATCCATGTGCAATAACTTAACTGGTATTTTTCCCAAAAGGGAAGATTAAATCAGCTAAAAATTGTCATTGATTAATGATGCATCGTACTAACCTAACATACTGCTGAGCTCAACAAAAAGGTCATTCAACTGGTCACCTACAGCACACAAATCATCAGAATAAGAGAAAAGTGTATACCAAAGGAAGGGTGGAGTATtgggctggtcatagtggggagtaacttatactagtgtcacgcatatgacactagtctaagttactacctccatagtgcaaagtaacatagtagtagtatcatagatggcttcatttattagcttgtagactcatcttttcTCCGGAAGCGTTATATtatagtaacatattatgttactctctcctcattaactacaTGCCACATAAACAAAAATTTCTTtgagtgcgctatgttactatctaaattactcccactatgactagcattagaggaaattaagaagtaATATAATGGACCACGCCTAGGTTTAGAATAATATGAAGTTGGAAATGTTACAGATATGATCGACTTAAGTCATTGAAAATGACTGCCTAACTGCAAGTCTATATGGTAAGTACTTCTCCCAGCATCCATACGGCCGATCACAAGATAAAAGAGCAGGCGTCGAACTGCAGAACCCCGTGTCCTAAATAATCTTCAATTCGAGGAGTCTTCTTCTATTTTATGTTTGCTGTATAGGAAACGCTGATCTCTTGGATGACTCCACTCATGCTTTTTAAATGATGACATCTTTTTCTTTTAAAGCAAGCCTGAGTCAGTTCAAAGAACAGAATCCAAAATAACTGGAAGCACCGACATGGATGCAAATGCAAAAGACTGTGAAAATAATCAGGTGAAACACCAGTCTATTGGAGCAGATGAGCTCCTCTGCCATCAGGTAGTAGTAATAAGTACTTGCAGTCTTTTACAGGGCTAGCAAACAACTAAATCTGACATTAAAACTACTCAGCATGCAGATTTATGGTAGCAAAAGAATACAATTCATGAAGAGGTGAACTAGGAGACTGGTCACAATTAAGGCAAGTTTAAGTCACAACTTAAACATATGAAATACATATTTATAAAAAACCTATGAGGAATGATGCTTGCTAAGATTATTGTTATTGATGCTGGTTTGGTCAAATGGATATAACGAGAAGATTATGCTTGTTAGGTGGAGTTTAGAATTATTCTTGGACAACAACCCAAGATGACAAGTGAATAACGACAATATATTGTGGGATAAAGCTGAAATCCAAGTAATTAGAAGAAATGTCTGGCATTGTAAATCACGTACTGCAAGGAATGCCGAATTCAATCCATTTGCATATTGCAGCCTTTCACAGGAAATGCTACCAGGGACGAATCAAGAGTTCGTTGTACCACCGCCAAAAAGTGGAGCCTAGCTTAGACCACATGCATGGAACTACAGAGTTCTTTTTACAGGAGACTACTCTTCCAAATATCGGCTGACTTTGAAGTTAATCGGCCAGTTAATCGGTACTCAGAGGGTGCCCGGTTCAAAAACTTCCTATTCGCCGCGTTTCTCACTCAGACAGTTAGGCCTGTCAGACCGATTTATCGGCTGTCAGACCAAGTAATCGTGGCACAACGATTAACTTGGATGCCGGTTTGGCCGACTAAAGCCCAAAATTTCCATCCCGTGCACTTCTCCAGCCGCCCTTTAGAATTATTCCTAGACAACAACCCAAGATGACAAGTGAATAACGACAAAATATTGTGGTAAGTGCATCCAGATTCATTCATGTGTCTGCCCCACCATCTCATCAATTAGAAAACAGAAAAAATCTAGCAAAAATAAATTTGATCATGCACATCCTAGGCTAATTGGCCAAAGCAACAAAGTAAAATTTATTACTGCTATAACGCTAGGTAACTCATGTAGCTAAGCAAATGAAAATGTATCGAAGAAGATAAGTAACTAAAGACCAACCTGTCAACGTGCTTTTCGGCAGCAGAACTTGAGCTGCCAGCCATTGAATTTGAGCTCTGCGCATCAGCCACCATTCCAAGATTCTGGTGTCTACATAACAGAAAAGACTGTTGGAGCACCCTAGAGATAAAGCTAAAATCCAAGTAATTAGAAGAAATGTCTGGCATCGTAAATCACGTATAGCAAGGAATACCGAATTCAGTCCATTTACAGATAGCAGGCTTTCATAGGAAATGCTACCAGGGATGAATCAAGAGTTCATTGTATCACCGCAAAAGGTGGAGCCTAGCTTAGACCACATGCATGGAACTACAGAGTTCTTTTTACAGGAGACTACTCTTCCAAATATCGACTGACTTTGAAGTTAATCGGCCAGTTAATCGGTACTCGGAGGGTGCCCGGTTCGAAAACTTCGTATTCGCTTCGTTTCTCACTCAGACACTTAGGCCTGTCAGAACGATTTATCGGCTGCCATACCAAGTAATCATGGCACAACGATTAACTTGGATGCTGGTTTGGCCGACTAAAGCCCAAAATTTCCATCCCGTGCACTTCTCCAGCCGCCCCACAGCTTAGGGTTGGAGGAAATTGAGGCTCCCACTCATCCTCCTCTCCCCTCACGATTCGAGGAACTGGCCGGCGACTGCTTGAATCGTAATTCCATGGCAATGAGTAGCTTCACAGAAATGATCCTGTCAATCACTTCAATAACCTACCTAGCCCTTTCTTGGCAGCGATCTGGCATTAGGTATATTGAGACCTAGAAATATTCTTTACAAtttattttctactccctccgtaaactaatataagaatGTTTAGAACACTATTTTAGTGTTCTAAACattcttatattagtttacggggGAAGTACCTTATTAAAATATTTTTAGACCATCAATCGCTGATAAAATCAATCATAAAACTATTTAAATCCTATTAACTCTATGGTCTCTAAGAATCCGGTATACAGAGTTACATACTCCACATATCAACTTGATCATTCCAACAACAAAAGCTACATGAAAGCACCATGAGACCCTACAAGAAACAATTAAAAATCATCTTGGACTGTTGGTGCTAAGCTAGGCCCATACCTCCCCAGTGAATCTCAAACCACACACAAAAATAATCAGCTCTCGTCTCCATAATTCGCACCACCTGATAATTAGCTCTCGTCTCCGTAATTCGCACCACCTTAACCCTGAGCATAACCAGCCCTAGCAAGCCATCGGTAGTCGACAAAGAGAACCATACCTGAATGAATTCACATCTGAAGACGCAGTCTTGGATGTCCCTACAGCCTGGGTGGATCTTGGTCCGCTAGGGTCGGCCGGCCGGCGCTGGGGGGGGGGGagccaggggggggggggggggggagggggcaagcACGCAACGAGCGTGTGGTGGCCACCCAACACCAGCACACTTGTGTGATGCACGTGCCAGCAAGGTGACACATTTGTTTAGCTATAGGAAAGAGTCTAAAACAAGGACGTGGCTACCTGGCACACAAGCGCTCTGGCTGAAAGGAAATGCCAGTCGCGCGGCCCTGACAGGACAACCCTGAAAAAGAAAAAGATGCGCCCCCACCCTAGTACCGATCTCACGcaacctctctccctcctcttatGTGAAGGCCCACACACGCGAGGGGACCCCTTCATCCTCCATGCTCCTCCTTTCTTCCTTCAAAACAAATATGGAGAACAAGGACAGACAGATTGCTCCCCCGTCAATGGCGTCTTGAGAAAGAAGAAACGCATACAAGgacccctccttcctcctcctttcTTCCCCGAAATCAGATCTAGAGAATGAAAAAGAGAGCCTACCGCCCCCCAAATAGGTAAGCACTAGCTCCCCTGGCCATCTCTCCTCTTTAGTCTTCGATCATGTCTTGCTTGATCGGCCACCCTAGTCGTGCCAGTTTGAACATCAACTGGTTTTTTGCTTTGGTGAAAAAACAAGAGCATCTGGTCGATTGCTTTTAGGCAACCCTACTGTATGTATGGGGCAACTATGTATAATGCATTATGTACATTGATGTACAATTGTAGTAAGACAAAACCAAAACTAGATAAAAAAGGGACAACTCTAGTACCAAAACTGGGCAACTTCAGTGTTGTTTAGCAGATAAAGGGTACACAATCCAGGATTTTGATTATAGGTGCCCATTTTTGGTGCTAGAGCAACTACTCGACTGTTATTGAGCCAAAGACCCTAGGAAACGCACATTGTATGCATGCAACAACTGGGTGTAATGAACTGTGTAAACCAAAACAACGCATGAACAAATATGGGCAACTCTAGTAGAAAAAAGGGCAACTGATGTGTTGTTTAGCAGACAGATGGTACAAACCCAGCCAGCCCCCAAAAATATTGTTTCTGTAAACATGAGGCAACCATATTGTATCCATTGAGACAACTCTATGCAAAAAAACCTTTTGGAACATAAAACACATGAAGTATATAGTagaaagcataaaactcatgttATAAAAGTAGTAGTAACATGCATGTGCTAAAACATAACTTTTGCGTTCACTGTCGTTCTCGCTAAGACTCAAACAACAAACACAAAAAATTCGAACAAGCCCACATTCATGTACTTTGCTATCATTGCAGATGGTATCGCTAAAAATAAAAGAGTATAAACTACACCGAAGATAGGTCTTCTGCCATCGGTAAGCTCTCCGTCAGATGCACGTTCTTTCCATCATCAAACGTTGTGATTTCTGCTGCTGAAAAAAGAGCAAAAAATGTAAATCACATATCACATAAAACAAACCTTTGCTGCTATATATGGGTGTCATACTGCTAGAAACATAAAGGTAGaagaaaaaagaaacagaaaCGTTTTGACAATAATTAATATATAAGTTGCCTCTAGTTTACTCTATAGTTTCCCAAACAACTGCTTATAGTTGCTCCTTTTATTCTAGAACTAATTTCTGCAAAAGATGATGCAATGTTTTTCTGGTGGGCTAACACACAGTTTGTTGCAGGTTCATGTGGTGACAAAAAAGACAATTAGTAGTTGGAAAAAAGATGATTGATCTGAATGAACCGCCACTTGACGTAGAGTGCATCAACATGTCAATTGAGTTGGGTACACCCTTCTTACATGTAGGTTGTGAGCAGGAGGATCACCATTTGGAGGAGGGGGTTGGTGAGTCCCCTGACGCCAACATTGTATCTAATAGTACTCATGTCCCGAACAATCATGTCGCTGCTCCCCCACCTATGGTTGCTCCTGCTAATGCTTTTGTTGATGAGGAAAATGAGTTGGAAGACGAAGAAGCTGGGTCACAGCCACAACAACCTTATGTTGGCATGTTCTTCGACACATTAGTCGATGCCAGGGAAAACTATAATTGCTACGCCTTGATGGTGGGTTTTTCAATCAATTCGAATACGTCTTACAGGTCAGCCTACACGAGCATGCTGGAAAAACAAAAATTCTGCTATAACAAGTTCCGCAAGCTAGTGGAGAGGGTTGGGGTCTTGGATGTTGTCTCGCCCAGCAAAAACACTACATGCCCAAGCTCATCTGAACAAGATGTTGAAGAGGATGGTGAAGAACACACTTATAAGAAGAAAGAGAAAGCGAGAGACTATAATGCAAACAAAATGCCCTACTAAGATGGTGGTGAAGCTTACAGATGGCAGATGGGAGGTTATCACTTTTGTTGCAGATCACAACCACCCACTAATTGACAAGCCATCACTTTCGAAATACCTCCATTCTCACCAAGGCATCCTGCCCGATGAGAAAAAATTTCTTACTCGCCTTAACGACTATAACTTGATAATAGGTACAATAAAAAAACCACCCCACACCACCTTCCCCCCTTCTCATTGAATTAATCTTGTTACTAGAGAAGTGTTACTTATTCCTTCCTCAAGAATTGGATTTCTTTTCTATCCTAGTATatataaaaaggaaaaaaagccTCACAAACTGTATAGGATTCATGGATGACCCTAATCAAAAAAACTTGACAACTTAAATAGTAAACTGAGGCAACTATGTTCATTTTTATGCAACTCTGATAATAAAAAAAGCATGACCCAGCAAAAAAGTTTGTGAAAAAGTCTAGCTTGCTCTACTTATGCATAAGTGTTGCTTTATGTTCTCTATAAAAACAAGTTGCTCACTACATTGTGTTAGTTGCctgaaacacaagttatttattTGTTTTTGCTAGCAAGGATGATGATGATAATGTCATCATGCTACGACTCAGAGTTAATTGTCCCGTACACAGCTAAAGCCATCCACAACCACTGTTCAAAGCTGAATGTCACAACTAAGGAAATTGACATTGAAGAAACACTCAACTACTTCTGCAAGGTGATGGAAAATGGCCCATGATTCTTCTTTAAATGCAAGACGGATGCGGGCGGCGGGACATGAAACTTGTTTTGGGTGGATGGTGCGACACGGAAAGCTTACGCGGAGGCTTATCATGATTGTGTATCATTTGATGCAATTTATCTCACAAACATGTATAGTATGCCATTTGCCCCTTTCATTGGCATCAACAAGCATGGCAGTCAATTATGCTTGAATGTGGATTTGTGCGGCAAGAACTAGCCTCAAGTTATGACTGTTTGTTTGATGCTCTCTTGGAGGCTATGGATGGGTTGGATCCGGAAAACATCATCACTGACCAAGACGTTGCTATGGTGCAAGCAATCAAGACGAAGTTCTCGAAAATGTTCACCGTTGTTGTTGTTGGCATATAATGAAGAAAGCACAAGAGAAGCTTGGCCCTGCATTGGCTAGGAACCCAGATTTGGTCAAAGACTTCAATGAATGCATTGACTTCAGTTTCACCCCAGCTGAATTTGAACGGAAGTGGGCTATGCTTTTGTTGAAGTATGAGGGTCTTATGAATGGCCACTTCGAGAAACTCTATGAATACCGGGCTACAGGAGTGTCGTGCTACTTCAAATTCAGTTTTTTCCCTTTCCTTCAGTCGACGCAACGCAGAGAAGGGTTCAATGCTGTCTTAAAGCACTATGTGAACCCACACAAGTCAATCCTCAACTTCGTCAAGCAATACGAGAATATTCAAGTACACATACTCGTGAGGGAGGGCGGGAACGACTACTGGACAGAACATTTCGACACACAAAGATGGTCTTTCCCCATTGAGCAGCATGCCTACAAGGCCTAGGGACATCTATGTAAAATTTAGAACTGAGTTTCAGATGATTGGTGTAGcacccaagatgcgattctatcccaatcacgtgatgaactgatgattggggcacaaccacatttcgagcgcatagcaaggtggatatcattacaacataccatgtagtgaatagatgagaatacaagataaaggcttacactcgccacaagccacaacatgaatacatcaatacatcaatacatagcaatcatcatacagaagagcaggatccgactacggatgaaatcaaatgaaaaagaagaacgacatccaccctgctaatcccaggctcccCGACCCGAAACCTATtccttgatcgaagaagaagaagtagaagaactccaaaacaagcaAGCATTGCTCTCACGTCttgatcatcgcattacctgtaccaGAAACTACTTTTGTAGTAAtgtgtgagccacgaggactcagcaatcccattaccatgggtatcaagactagcaaagcttaatgggtatatgatacgtctccaatgtatctataattgttgattgttccatgctattatattatcaatcttggatgttttataatcattttatatcattttttggtactaacctattgacatagtgccaagtgcaagttgttgtttttcccatgttttttacatcgcagaaaatccatatcaaatggagtccaaatgccacaaaactttgcggagattttttatggaccataaggaacgtaatgggccctggctgcgcctgggggtcccccgaggggagcacaacccaccagggcgtgccaggaggcccaggcacactctggtgggttgtgcccacctccggtgccccctggaccgcctctttgctctataaataccccaatatttccaaaaccctaggggagtcaacaaaatattgatccagctgccgcagagtccaaaaccaccagatcctatctagacaccatctcggatggggttcaccacctccattggtgcctctccgatgatgcgtgagtagttctttgtagaccttcgggtctgt encodes:
- the LOC125554749 gene encoding uncharacterized protein LOC125554749 is translated as MVADAQSSNSMAGSSSSAAEKHVDRLVFSYLSSSIHFHLLSYMSYLALLVHLFMNCDQLNDLFVELSSMLDHDRQNSGKATVLGDAARVLRDLITQVESLRKEQSTLLTEHQYVSSEKTKLQDENTTLRAQIIELQNELRARIGNNSVNLCSLGVPHPIGRSYTTNLATHPTLHRGLRSTSSSRGHQHHHVPGIEATQLLLQALRIPYLDSFTSAFHQHPKKKAAAAEAHRETEKNEIQVSQLTGYNKSVLGDNSSPVNTNKLLTLLVQTY